A genome region from Chthonomonas sp. includes the following:
- the groES gene encoding co-chaperone GroES — protein MNLKPLLDRVIIEPAAKEEVSAGGIFLPDSAKEKPLKGTVIAVGPGKVLDNGKKVEVEVSQGDVVLYGKYSGTEVTVDGKEYMILRSDDILGVVTNVPAGVGN, from the coding sequence ATGAATTTGAAACCGCTACTCGATCGTGTCATCATCGAACCGGCCGCCAAGGAAGAAGTTTCCGCGGGCGGTATCTTCCTGCCCGATTCGGCCAAGGAAAAGCCGCTGAAGGGCACCGTCATCGCCGTCGGCCCGGGCAAGGTTCTGGACAACGGCAAGAAGGTGGAAGTTGAGGTCAGCCAAGGCGACGTGGTTCTGTACGGCAAGTACAGCGGCACCGAAGTCACGGTGGACGGCAAGGAATACATGATCCTGCGCTCCGACGATATCCTCGGCGTGGTCACCAACGTTCCGGCTGGGGTGGGCAACTAA
- the greA gene encoding transcription elongation factor GreA, whose product MADEILLTQEGYNKLEEELIHLKGPKRLAIADAIREAKAHGDLRENAAYHEAKLNQTRNDSRVADLEKVLQIARVVQRPENAGAMAHLGSKVKLHDKKWDEELVISLVGSFEADPTADLISITSPLGGAILGRSVGDEVEVEAPSGTQQYKILEISE is encoded by the coding sequence ATGGCCGACGAAATTTTGTTGACCCAGGAAGGCTACAACAAGCTCGAAGAAGAGTTGATTCACCTGAAGGGGCCGAAGCGACTCGCGATTGCCGACGCGATCCGCGAGGCGAAAGCGCATGGCGACTTGCGTGAAAACGCCGCCTATCACGAAGCGAAGCTCAACCAGACCCGCAACGACAGCCGCGTGGCGGACCTCGAAAAGGTGTTGCAAATCGCGCGCGTCGTGCAACGTCCCGAGAACGCGGGCGCGATGGCGCACCTCGGTAGCAAGGTGAAGTTGCACGACAAGAAGTGGGATGAAGAACTGGTCATCAGCCTCGTCGGCAGCTTCGAAGCCGACCCGACCGCCGACTTGATTTCGATCACCTCGCCGCTCGGCGGCGCAATTCTGGGCCGCAGTGTCGGCGACGAAGTGGAGGTAGAAGCCCCGAGTGGAACGCAGCAATACAAGATTCTGGAAATTAGCGAGTAG
- a CDS encoding D-alanyl-D-alanine carboxypeptidase, which translates to MLVVKSLLLAASLWQTPPLSQRIDEILANPALSGALVSVTVTDERGSELYSRLSGIRVVPASNQKLLTNIFAFATLGPDYKPVTRFARVGNRVIVDAPGDPELTGETLRTVGKNLGVRSNMTVWARLAYNPGYGPSWEYDDLPNRYAPKITAFTVDEAGFEARSRAGAVVPLARELGIKVIRRPDEAGPKSEFDPHFATLIVRGKLPQDEASIDTLAQPNPLKTAAAYLGGKWGGALKELPADLKWSPLTGKPLSEVAKECLVDSDNHHAEHLLMMSAAKLAPLEAGKEYSQAAQRMGAFYAGILADPSDFRPIDGSGLSRHNFVTTRGIAQILQWAQGQPWFETFYDCLVSAGAGTLKGRNPGASFHGKTGTLNSVVSLSGYVKNAVGERRIVSVVFNHGITSSSAQRDLADKLMRTVEEDGGPTQGYENTRTTARAVSANTAHPRAVVADGDWLP; encoded by the coding sequence ATGCTCGTCGTCAAGTCGCTTTTGCTCGCCGCTTCGCTTTGGCAAACTCCGCCGCTCAGCCAGCGCATCGACGAGATTCTCGCGAACCCCGCGCTGAGCGGTGCTCTGGTGAGCGTGACCGTCACCGACGAGCGCGGCTCCGAGCTCTACTCGCGGCTCAGCGGCATTCGCGTCGTTCCGGCGAGCAACCAAAAACTGCTCACCAACATCTTCGCGTTTGCCACGCTCGGCCCCGATTACAAGCCTGTCACCAGGTTCGCGCGGGTCGGCAATCGCGTGATCGTGGACGCCCCCGGCGATCCTGAACTCACCGGCGAAACCCTGCGCACGGTCGGCAAGAACCTGGGCGTGCGGAGCAACATGACGGTGTGGGCGCGGCTCGCCTACAACCCCGGTTACGGGCCGAGTTGGGAATACGATGACCTGCCCAACCGGTACGCGCCCAAGATTACGGCGTTCACCGTAGACGAAGCCGGCTTTGAGGCTCGCAGCCGCGCCGGAGCGGTCGTTCCGCTTGCGCGCGAACTCGGCATCAAGGTGATTCGACGTCCGGATGAGGCGGGTCCCAAGAGCGAGTTCGACCCGCACTTCGCCACCCTCATCGTGCGCGGCAAGCTTCCGCAGGACGAAGCCAGCATCGACACCCTGGCGCAGCCCAACCCGCTGAAAACGGCCGCCGCTTACCTCGGCGGAAAATGGGGCGGGGCGCTTAAGGAGCTTCCAGCCGATCTCAAGTGGAGTCCGCTGACCGGCAAGCCGCTCAGCGAGGTGGCCAAGGAGTGCCTTGTGGACAGCGACAACCATCACGCCGAGCACCTCCTCATGATGAGCGCGGCCAAACTCGCGCCGCTCGAAGCCGGGAAGGAATATAGCCAGGCCGCCCAACGAATGGGTGCGTTTTACGCCGGCATTCTCGCCGACCCTTCAGACTTTCGCCCGATTGACGGCAGCGGTCTGAGTCGCCACAACTTCGTCACCACGCGCGGCATTGCGCAGATTTTGCAATGGGCGCAGGGACAACCTTGGTTTGAGACGTTTTACGACTGCCTGGTCTCCGCGGGGGCTGGTACGCTCAAGGGCCGCAACCCGGGGGCGAGCTTCCACGGCAAGACCGGGACGCTAAATTCGGTAGTTTCACTGAGCGGATACGTTAAAAATGCGGTTGGCGAGCGGAGGATTGTTAGCGTAGTGTTTAACCACGGGATCACTTCTTCTTCCGCCCAGCGCGATTTGGCCGATAAATTGATGCGAACAGTAGAGGAAGATGGCGGCCCCACCCAAGGATATGAAAACACTCGCACAACTGCCCGCGCTGTATCGGCGAATACTGCCCACCCGCGCGCTGTTGTTGCTGATGGCGATTGGCTTCCTTGA
- the groL gene encoding chaperonin GroEL (60 kDa chaperone family; promotes refolding of misfolded polypeptides especially under stressful conditions; forms two stacked rings of heptamers to form a barrel-shaped 14mer; ends can be capped by GroES; misfolded proteins enter the barrel where they are refolded when GroES binds) → MSAKELKFSTDARKALEAGVDKLANTVKVTLGPRGRLVVLEKKFGSPTIIDDGVTIAKEIEVEDRFENMGAQLIREVSSKTNDLAGDGTTTATVLAQAIFKEGVRNVAAGSNPTAIRKGIEAATNAVVEELAKMSKPVEGKVGMKEVATISSKLENIGELVAEVISTVGKDGVVTVEEAKSTETSFDIVEGMQFDKGYMSPYFITDPKRMETVYEDPLLLFYEKKISSVQDIVPVLEKVLRLGKPLVIIAEDVENECLATLVLNRLKANLPLVAVKAPGFGDRRKAMLEDMAILTNGQFVSEDLGLKLENVTPDMLGSCQRVVITKDTTTIVGGKGDKAKIEGRLSQIKRQIETTESNYDKEKLQERQAKLSGGVAVVKVGAPTETAMKEQKARIEDALAATRAALEEGVVSGGGQALLLAGKVLDTLQGEGDEQIGINIVRRAVESPLRTIAENCGVEGSVVVEKVQREGKGFNAATLQYEDLLKAGVVDPTKVVRTCLQNAASISGLLLTTECAIADAPEKEDEGHGHHH, encoded by the coding sequence ATGTCGGCCAAGGAACTCAAGTTCTCTACCGACGCCCGCAAGGCTCTCGAAGCCGGCGTCGATAAGCTCGCCAACACGGTGAAGGTCACCCTCGGCCCGCGCGGCCGCCTGGTCGTGCTCGAGAAGAAGTTCGGCAGCCCGACGATCATTGACGACGGCGTGACCATCGCCAAGGAAATCGAAGTCGAAGACCGCTTCGAAAACATGGGCGCTCAGCTCATCCGCGAAGTCAGCAGCAAAACCAACGACCTCGCCGGTGACGGCACCACGACCGCCACGGTCCTCGCCCAAGCCATTTTCAAGGAAGGCGTCCGCAACGTCGCCGCTGGGAGCAACCCGACGGCCATCCGCAAGGGCATCGAAGCCGCCACCAATGCCGTGGTTGAAGAGCTCGCCAAGATGAGCAAGCCGGTTGAAGGCAAGGTTGGCATGAAGGAAGTTGCGACCATCAGCTCCAAGCTGGAAAACATCGGCGAACTCGTCGCCGAAGTGATCAGCACGGTGGGCAAGGATGGCGTCGTGACCGTCGAAGAAGCCAAGTCAACCGAAACCAGCTTCGACATCGTCGAAGGGATGCAGTTCGACAAGGGCTACATGTCGCCCTACTTCATCACCGATCCCAAGCGCATGGAAACGGTCTACGAAGACCCGCTTCTGCTGTTTTACGAAAAGAAGATTAGCTCGGTGCAGGACATCGTTCCCGTGCTGGAAAAGGTGCTGCGCCTCGGCAAGCCGCTGGTGATCATCGCCGAAGACGTGGAGAACGAATGTCTCGCCACGCTCGTGCTGAACCGCCTGAAGGCCAACCTCCCGCTCGTTGCGGTGAAGGCTCCGGGCTTCGGCGATCGCCGGAAGGCGATGCTCGAAGACATGGCGATTCTGACTAACGGTCAATTCGTCAGCGAAGACCTCGGCCTCAAGCTCGAAAACGTGACCCCCGACATGCTCGGCTCCTGCCAGCGCGTCGTGATCACCAAGGACACCACCACGATTGTGGGCGGTAAGGGCGACAAGGCGAAGATCGAAGGTCGCCTGAGCCAGATCAAGCGCCAGATCGAAACCACCGAAAGCAACTACGACAAGGAAAAGCTGCAAGAGCGACAAGCGAAGCTCAGCGGCGGCGTAGCCGTGGTAAAGGTTGGTGCCCCGACCGAAACCGCGATGAAGGAGCAAAAGGCTCGCATCGAAGACGCCCTCGCGGCCACTCGCGCCGCGCTGGAAGAAGGCGTTGTGAGCGGTGGCGGTCAAGCTCTGTTGCTCGCCGGTAAGGTTCTCGACACGCTGCAAGGTGAGGGTGACGAGCAAATCGGCATCAACATCGTCCGCCGCGCCGTAGAGTCTCCGCTCCGCACGATCGCCGAAAACTGCGGCGTCGAAGGCTCGGTTGTGGTTGAGAAGGTTCAGCGCGAAGGGAAGGGCTTCAACGCCGCCACCCTGCAGTACGAAGACCTGCTCAAGGCTGGCGTCGTCGACCCGACTAAGGTTGTTCGCACCTGTCTGCAAAACGCGGCTTCGATCAGCGGCCTGCTGCTGACCACCGAATGCGCCATCGCCGACGCTCCTGAAAAGGAAGACGAAGGCCACGGCCACCACCACTAA
- a CDS encoding tetratricopeptide repeat protein, translating to MNPEYQKIVDLFGLAIPQAEQEETDSALADSPDNLQELAEASLLQGDYDRAARHFRKVLETQPKESLSARRGLATALECLGQSPQAVRQFSRIIRENGGDMEASLALGEIYAREGRTSEGLAHLEEAVKLEPENPFPYLKLAEELRRRGYRERALRAIQGAVLFAPDQSFYHYWMGDILLELGRFDEALAAFRAAIELSPGDDYFYIQASLAFWATGRPLEAIKAVRMATDLEPDKLWYRVILAEYLHKQGQTDEAEIELKAAKEVGAYERENLRRLFKLGGLSH from the coding sequence ATGAACCCCGAGTACCAAAAAATTGTGGACCTGTTTGGCCTGGCGATTCCGCAGGCCGAGCAAGAGGAAACCGACAGCGCGCTCGCGGACAGTCCCGACAACCTGCAGGAACTGGCCGAGGCGAGCCTGTTGCAAGGCGATTACGATCGGGCGGCGCGCCACTTCCGCAAAGTTTTGGAAACCCAGCCCAAGGAGTCGCTTTCGGCTCGTCGCGGCTTGGCGACGGCGCTGGAATGTCTGGGGCAAAGCCCGCAGGCGGTTCGACAGTTTAGCCGGATCATCCGCGAGAACGGCGGCGACATGGAAGCATCGCTTGCGCTTGGAGAAATCTACGCCCGCGAGGGTCGCACCAGCGAGGGCCTTGCCCACCTTGAGGAAGCCGTGAAACTTGAACCTGAGAACCCGTTTCCGTACCTCAAGCTCGCCGAAGAGCTGCGTCGCCGCGGCTACCGCGAGCGCGCGCTACGCGCGATTCAGGGCGCCGTGCTGTTCGCGCCGGATCAAAGCTTTTATCACTATTGGATGGGCGACATTCTGCTGGAACTGGGCCGGTTCGACGAGGCACTGGCCGCGTTCCGCGCCGCCATCGAGCTTTCGCCCGGCGACGACTATTTCTATATTCAGGCAAGCCTCGCGTTTTGGGCAACGGGTCGCCCGCTGGAAGCGATCAAAGCTGTCCGCATGGCGACCGACTTAGAGCCCGATAAGCTGTGGTACCGCGTGATTCTGGCCGAGTACTTGCACAAGCAAGGGCAGACGGACGAGGCGGAAATTGAACTGAAAGCGGCGAAGGAAGTCGGCGCTTACGAGCGCGAAAACCTTCGCCGCTTATTCAAGTTAGGCGGGCTGAGCCACTAG
- a CDS encoding glycosyltransferase family 2 protein, producing the protein MLQVTVVVVSYNTRDLLRRCLESLADVDQVIVVDNASADGSADMVGSEFPMVELVANPDNRGFGAANNQGLARRRHEIALLLNSDAAAEPGAIARLLDEMVPGVVAVGGGLVTGGSLSPSACRSLTLGRLLCEQLFLEKLFRGSFMDTYWIRSDRTMEVEQVMGACLMFRPVEPFDERFFLYCEDTELCRRLRKHGRILYIPEARFEHALGASSSGNRWWSVAMYNRGKELYFRIHHGRAAMAAAWCINRLGALLRLPFKPMFWRVHTAPLSGPKVR; encoded by the coding sequence GTGCTGCAGGTAACGGTGGTGGTGGTGAGCTATAACACGCGCGACCTGCTGCGTCGGTGCCTGGAATCCTTGGCCGATGTGGACCAGGTCATCGTTGTGGACAACGCGTCTGCCGACGGTTCGGCGGACATGGTCGGGTCCGAGTTTCCCATGGTCGAACTCGTCGCGAACCCCGACAACCGCGGGTTTGGCGCGGCCAACAACCAAGGCTTGGCTCGGCGGCGGCACGAGATCGCGCTGTTGCTGAACTCCGATGCGGCGGCCGAACCTGGTGCTATCGCCCGATTGCTTGATGAGATGGTGCCCGGCGTGGTTGCCGTCGGCGGCGGGCTGGTCACCGGCGGCTCGCTCTCACCATCAGCGTGCCGAAGTTTGACTTTGGGACGCCTGTTGTGCGAACAACTCTTCTTGGAAAAACTGTTCCGGGGGAGTTTTATGGACACCTACTGGATTCGCTCCGACCGAACTATGGAGGTCGAGCAGGTTATGGGCGCGTGCCTGATGTTTCGCCCGGTTGAGCCGTTCGATGAGCGCTTTTTCCTGTACTGCGAAGACACCGAGTTATGCCGTCGCCTACGCAAACATGGCCGCATTTTGTACATCCCCGAGGCGCGTTTTGAGCACGCGCTCGGGGCGAGTTCCAGCGGCAATCGGTGGTGGAGCGTGGCGATGTATAACCGCGGCAAGGAGCTTTACTTCCGCATCCACCATGGGCGAGCGGCGATGGCGGCGGCGTGGTGCATCAACCGTCTGGGCGCGCTGCTGCGGCTCCCGTTCAAACCGATGTTCTGGCGAGTGCACACCGCCCCGCTCTCGGGCCCGAAAGTCCGGTAA